ACTCACACCATCTGCGGTGAATTTTTCCCGGAAATCTACCCTGCCTTACGTTCAAAAAAGTGGAGCCGTGGGATGGAGGACCCGCTAAATACCGAGATGAGATTGTTCTGCTCCTGTACTCGCTGGGCGTTCAACCGGCTGCAAGAAGATAAATCACGTGAAGAACTAAAAAAAGAAGGTCAGCAGGTATTTGGCTTAAACGTACGATACTGTGATGATGCCATACTGAAAGGTAGAGCCATAATCGAATCACAAAAAGAGCTTTTAAAAATGGAAATAGAAGAAACAAAAACAAAATTATCCCGTGCAAAGAAGAAACTCAGACAGGCAGAAAAAACCTTAGATAAATCTGTTGAAAAGAACGATCCGGAAAAAATCAAAAATCTTAAACGCACTGTACATGGTCGCAAAGCCAGAATGAAAAAACTATCTGACAAGCTGGATGAGCTAAAGGTTCACCAAGACAATGGCACCATACCTACAGTAGTCTTTGGTGGTCATTCTTTGTGGAAGAAAGTTTGCAAAGGCAGGATTCCGATAGAAGAATGGCATAAGGCACGTCAAGACAGATTATATTCCCGTGGTGACAAGACCAAAGGCGGTAATCCAAACATAAAGATAAGCGAACATGACAGAGAATTCTTTTTATCAGTAACCATTTCTCACCTGTCCGAGCAAAAAGGTACGGATAAAAAAGATAGACCAATAATGACCAGAGCACCCCGTGTAGAAGGCAGGCTGTGGCTGCCGGATAAATACCGTTCAAAGGTATATGAATTACTTTTATCCCGTGCACCTTATACAGTAGAACTTATCAAAGGCAAGGATGACAGGTACAGGGCACATATCAGTTTCGACTTAACACCACCTGATTTAATAACTAATCCCGACTATGGATATTTAGGTATGGATACCAACCCTGACGGAGTAGCGCTTGCAAATGTCGGTTATACCGGTCAGCCGGAACCATGGGCAGAGAATTTTAACGTATCATACCCAAAAGCCCTGCACAAATTTGACGGTGAATTTCAAGTAAAGATACATCCGAATGGTTTTCTTTACATCAAGATACCCGAACTATCTTACAGTTGTGGATATCGGCGTACTTACTTAATAGGAGTATTAGCCAATATAGTGGTAGACATCGCTAAAGCATTGGGTAAACCTATAGCCTTAGAAAATCTGGAGTTTGGTAGACCTATGGATACCAAAAAAAAATTCAACCGCATGGCAGCTAATTTTCCTTTTAAGAAGATGATTGAAGCTGTCATACGCAGGGCTTTCAAGGAAGGCGTAGGCATAAAGCAGGTCTGGTCGGCACACACATCAACCATAGGTTACTGGAAGTACATGGAGAAATACGGCATAACTATCCATCATGCCGCAGCGCTGGTCATAGCCCGTCGTGCACTGAATTACAAAGAACATATAACAAAAGAATTAAAACAGAAAGTTCAAGTCTTTAAAGAGAAGCTGAATCAAAAGGCAAATTCCTTACCTGGGGAAGGAAGAGGGATGACCCGAAAGGTGAAGCAGATGTTCAAGAAACTGGACGGAAAGATTCTTAATTTTAACGGTTTAACCCGTTTCAAACAGGAATCATTTTATTCCGTCTGGCATGACTTGAAGATTCTTGCTTTATCAAGTAGGTGACCCCGTTTAGCCGGAGTACGGAAACAACCGGCAAGTCTAATCTAACAGATTGCGGGAGGCAGACTACAGTCTCGCTTAACGGTCAACGCAGGACGGAAACCTTTGTGGTTTTTCATATGTCCGTGTTTTGCGCCCGTAAAGCGCCGTTCTCCCGTCCGGGTGGGACTCCCGGGACTAAGGTCTCCCTGTCGCCCCAGAGAAAAAATTTTTCAAGGAGGTGTAAAACCTGGTCATGGGGAGGTCGGGTTTACAAAAGTTAATTATTGTTATGTAAACTTTTTTGAACCAGGTAATAAGTATGTATAAGACATCTGAATTAAGGGATAAAGAGGTTATAAATATAGATACAGGAGAAAAGTTGGGGAATATGATAGATATTGAAGTAAATTTTGAAGAAGGTTGTATTGAGGGTTTTGTATTACCCGGTGAAAGAAATGCATTCAGACTTTTTAGTAAAAATACAGAATTATACATTCCATGGTCAGCAGTTAAGAAAATTGGTTCTGATGTAATATTAATAGAAATAAAAGAGAGAACGATAAAAGTTTGACTATTTTTATCAAGTTTATTATAATTTTAATTAAGAATATATATTCCGGGGGTTAAAATATGAGATGCCCTTATTGTGGCAAATTAGATTCAAAGGTTATTGATTCACGTCCAACCGATGATTATACTTCCATAAGGCGCCGCAGAGAATGTATAAACTGCGGCAAAAGGTTTACAACTTATGAAAAAGTTGAACAGGTACCAATACTTGTTATAAAAAAAGACATGAGAAGAGAGACTTATGACAGGGATAAGATTTTAAAAGGAATGATTAAAGCATGTGAAAAAAGACCGGTACCAATTCAAAAACTTGAAGAAATCACAGAGGAAATAGACAGGCAGATATATAATTCTCTTGAAAAAGAAATTACATCTACTAAAATTGGCGAAATGGTAATGGAAAAGTTGAAACAGGTGGATGAAATTGCATATGTGCGTTTTGCGTCAGTATACAGGCAATTTAGAGATATAAATACTTTTATGGAAGAACTTAAAAAATTAATAAAGAATAATATTGAAAAATGATATATAAAAATTGTACAGGTTATATAACGGAGGTGTTGTAATGCCCCAAACGATTTTGGTAATCGAAGATGAAAGCCATATTCTTGAACTCTTAAAGTATAATCTTGAAGCGGCAGGCTATAATGTAGAATTAGCTGATAATGGAAAAGAGGGACTTGAAAAGTGTTTTGAATGTTTACCTGACCTTGTGTTATTAGATTTGATGCTTCCCGATATGGATGGATTTGATATATGTAAGACTATAAAGAGGGATGAACAATGTAAAAATATACCAATTATAATGTTAACAGCAAAAAGTGAAGAATTTGATAAAGTATTGGGCTTAGAACTTGGTGCTGAGGACTATATTACAAAGCCTTTTAGTATTAGAGAATTGCTTGCCAGAATAAAAGTGGTTTTAAGAAGATCAAAAAATGAAAAAGAAGTTGATGAAATTATAAAATTCGGTGATATATCAATAGATACAAATAAACATATGGTTTATAAAAATGGGAAAATTCTTAATTTAACATTAAAAGAATTTGAACTTCTAAAGTTATTATCTCAAAACATTGGAAAAGTTTTAACAAGAAATTTTTTGTTGGACAAGGTATGGGGATATGAATATGCTGGTGAAACAAGAACCGTTGATGTTCATATACGACATTTAAGAAAAAAAATCGAAGATGATGATAAATTACCTGTTTACATTGAAACTGTTAGGGGAATTGGTTACAAACTCAAAGATAAAGGTGAAAATAATGTTTAAAAAACTTTATAACAGATATTTTATTATTAGTTTTATAGGAATAATAATAACCAGTCTATTTTTTTTAGGATATGTAAGTGATTTAAGATATCTGCTAAGTATATTTTCTGGAATGTTAATAAGCAATATTCTCGGATATAGATTTATTAAAAGCATAGTTAATCCTATAAATGAAATAACAGATGTTACGAAAGAAATATCAAAAGGCAATTATAACCAAAAAATCGAAATCAAATCAATTGATGAAATAGGACAGCTTGCATCTGCTATTAATGTTATGACAATAAGATTAAGAGAAACAATAGATGAGCTAAATGACAGAAATGCTAAACTTGAAGCTATTCTTAAAAGCATAATAAACGGCGTTATTGCTTTTGATAATTATGAAAAAATATTACTTATTAATGATACAGCAAAAAAGATATTGAATATAGAGGATAACGGAATCATTGGCAAACATATTCTTGATGTAGTTAGAAACAGCAAACTTCATGACCTAATTGAAAATATAATTATAAACAAAGAATATAGCATAAAAAATCTTGAATTAAATACCTTCAATAAATATTTGAAAATTTATACAAGCCCAATTATACATCCCCAAACCCTTAAAAAAATAGGCTTTGTTGTTGTTATAAATGATGTAACAGAGGTTAGAAAACTTGAAAGAATCAGGAGCGATTTTGTGGCAAATGTTTCACATGAGCTTAGGACACCTCTTACATCGATTCAAGGTTTTGTGGAAACATTACGAAATGGAGCGATTGAAGATTCCGAGACTCGTAATAAATTCCTCAACATCATTGAATTTGAAACAGAAAGATTAACAAGGCTTATAAATGATATATTGTCTTTATCAGAAATTGAAAATGTAAAAGAAGGTTTAATTACAGAAGAGGTAGCAATTGACAAAGAAATTAATGATATATTTTATATTATAGAGAAATCTGCATATAATAAAAATATAAAGCTTATTAAGGATTTGAACTGTGATAATTTAAAAATCAATTCAAACAGGGATAGATTAAGGCAAATGATAATAAATTTAATTGATAATGGAATTAAATATACACCGGAGGGAGGCTTTGTAAAGGTTACAACAAAAAAGTTAAACAATAATATTATAATTACTGTTGAAGACAGTGGTATTGGAATAGCCGCAGAAAACATACCAAGACTTTTTGAAAGATTTTACAGGGTTGATAAGGGACGCTCGAGAAAACTTGGAGGTACAGGACTGGGTCTTGCAATTGTTAAGCATATTGTAGAATCCATGAAAGGTAATATTGCGGTTGAAAGTGAAGTAGGTAAAGGAACTAAATTTATAATATATTTGCCTCAAAACAAGAAAATATGACTTATTTAACACGGATTTAACATAGATTTAATGATTTCTTTACAATATGCTGTTAAAATATACTTGTACAGTGAAAGAAAAAATTATGGAGGTGCTTTTATGTTAAAAAGCAGGACAATGAAGTTGTTTTTAGCAATTATGATGCTTGTTAGTGTGTTTGCATTTGCAGCATGCGGTTCAAAGTCATCAAACCAAAGTAATACTACTACACCGACTGACAAGAATAACAGTACACAGAATATATCCGGTTCAGCAACAGCAGTTGGTTCAACAGCTTTACAGCCATTAGCGGAACAGGCAGCCAAATTATTCAAACAAAAATATCCAAATGCTACAATTAATGTTCAAGGCGGTGGAAGTGGAACAGGTTTAACACAGGTTTCACAGGGTGCTGCAGATATAGGTGATTCAGATATATTTGCTGAAGAAAAAGCAGGTATTGATGCCAAAGCTTTAGTGGATCATAAGGTTGCGGTTGTTGGATTTGCGGTAGTAGTAAATAAAGATGTTCCAGTTGATAATTTAACACAGGATCAATTAGTAAAAATATTTACTGGTAAAATAACGAATTGGAAAGATGTTGGAGGTCAAGATCAAAAAATAGTTGTTGTAAATAGACCGGCAAGTTCAGGGACAAGAGCTACATTCAAAAAGGTAGTTTTAAAGGGTCAGGATGAGGTACAGGGTGTTGCACTTACAGAGGATTCGTCAGGTACCGTTAAAAAGACAGTTGCAAATACAAAAGGTGCTATAAGTTATTTAGCCTTATCCTATGTTGATGATACTGTCAAAGCATTGAAATACGATGGTGTAGAGCCTACAGCAGATAATATTACTTCTGGCAAATATCCGATATGGTCATATGAACATATGTATACAAAAGGTGAACCTACGGGTGTTGTAAAGGCATTCCTTGACTTCATGATGTCAGATGAAGTACAGAATGGACCTGCCAAGAAGCTTGGTTTTATCAATATTAATGATATGAAGGTTAAATAAAAATATAAGTTTAAATTTCTTATGACAAAAAAGCTGGTAAATTGCCAGCTTTTTTGTCATAAGGGTTAAAATAATTTATGCTTATATAAACTTATATTAAGATTTAACATAAATTTAACATAAATTTAACATAAATTTAATAAATACTCTTTTTTGAATTGTTATGATAATAAAAGTGTGAGAAATTAAATATTTGGAGGATATGATATGTTTCAAGGTAGTGATAAAAATCGTAAGATTATTGATAAAGCTGGGAAGGTTTATGCATTTATCTGTGGAGCTTTGCTGATAATTATTACTGTTACAATTTTTTACTTTATTTCCGTAAAGGGCTTATCTACGTTTTTAATAGATAAGAAATCTATAAAGGAATTTTTGTTTACTACATTATGGAAACCAGATAGAGAAAATAGCCTTGGAGGTCCGGCAATTGGCTCTTTGCAATTCATACTTGGTTCAGTTTTTGTTTCGGTATTTGCTATTATTATAAGTGCACCAATCGGTATATCTTCTGCAATTTTCATGGTTGAAATTGCCCAAAAAATAGGTAGAAAATTATTACAGCCTGCTATAGAGATATTTGTTGGTATACCATCAGTTGTATATGGCTGGATAGGTTTAACTGTACTTGTTCCATTTATAAGTAAACATTTTGGAGGGTTAGGATTTAGCCTTCTTGCAGGTATTCTTGTACTTACAATTATGATACTTCCAACGATAACAAGCGTTAGTGCAGATACAATCAAAGCATTGCCATGGGAAATCAGAGAAGCATCATATGCATTAGGTGCAACGAGATGGCAAACGATTCGTAGAGTTATTTTACCCGCTGCTACACCTGGTATTTTAACAGCGATTGTATTGGGGCTTGCAAGGGCATTTGGTGAAGCCTTAGCAGTACAGATGGTTATTGGTAATAGACCTGTATTGCCATTGTCATTCTTACAGCCGATGAGTACAATAACGTCTGTTATTACTATGGATATGGCAAATACGGTTGCGGGTTCGGTATGGAATGATGCATTATGGTCCTTAGCTTTGCTGCTTCTATTGATATCCTTAGGTTTTATTATAATATTAAAGCTTGTAGGTAGGAGGAGAATATATTGAGAAAGCCACGTGTTTATGATGAAATTGCAACAATATATTTTTATATAATCGCTTTTATATTAATATCATTTCTCGTATTATTAATTGGCTATATACTGTATCAAGGAAGGGAATCATTAAATTTAAATTTTATAACAACAGCACCTAAATTCATGGAGAAAGGCGGAGGTATTGGACCGCAACTTTTTAATTCTTTGATGTTGCTTATCGTAACATTAGTAATATCTGCTCCTATTGGTATTGGTGCCGGAATATTTATGTCTGAATATGCAAAACCGGGTTTTTTATCTGAAACTATTCGCATCTCTACAGAAACATTGTCATCATTGCCTTCAATTGTTGTTGGTTTGTTTGGGCTTTTAATTTTTGTTAATATGTTCCATTGGGGATATTCTTTAATTTCCGGTGCCCTTGCACTGACTGTTTTAAATCTTCCTGTTATGGCACGAGTAAGTGAAGATTCCATTAAGAGTGTTTCAAAGAACATAAAAGAAGCAAGTTTTGCTCTTGGTGCAACAAAATGGCAAACAATATCAAAAGTAATTTTACCTTCAGCACTTCCAGGATTAATCACCGGGATTATATTGACTTCAGGAAGGATATTTGGTGAGGCTGCTGCGTTACTGTATACTGCAGGTATGAGTACACCACCACTTAATTTTACAAATATAAATCCGATTAATCCCAACTCTCCTTTTTATCCTTTTAGACCTGCGGAAACACTTGCTGTATATATATGGAAGATAAATAGTGAGGGATTGGCACCTGACGCAAGAAAAATTGCAGATGGTTCTGCCGCTGTTTTGCTT
This is a stretch of genomic DNA from Aceticella autotrophica. It encodes these proteins:
- a CDS encoding transposase; the encoded protein is MKKKNNNLNNDITHTICGEFFPEIYPALRSKKWSRGMEDPLNTEMRLFCSCTRWAFNRLQEDKSREELKKEGQQVFGLNVRYCDDAILKGRAIIESQKELLKMEIEETKTKLSRAKKKLRQAEKTLDKSVEKNDPEKIKNLKRTVHGRKARMKKLSDKLDELKVHQDNGTIPTVVFGGHSLWKKVCKGRIPIEEWHKARQDRLYSRGDKTKGGNPNIKISEHDREFFLSVTISHLSEQKGTDKKDRPIMTRAPRVEGRLWLPDKYRSKVYELLLSRAPYTVELIKGKDDRYRAHISFDLTPPDLITNPDYGYLGMDTNPDGVALANVGYTGQPEPWAENFNVSYPKALHKFDGEFQVKIHPNGFLYIKIPELSYSCGYRRTYLIGVLANIVVDIAKALGKPIALENLEFGRPMDTKKKFNRMAANFPFKKMIEAVIRRAFKEGVGIKQVWSAHTSTIGYWKYMEKYGITIHHAAALVIARRALNYKEHITKELKQKVQVFKEKLNQKANSLPGEGRGMTRKVKQMFKKLDGKILNFNGLTRFKQESFYSVWHDLKILALSSR
- the pnpS gene encoding two-component system histidine kinase PnpS, which translates into the protein MFKKLYNRYFIISFIGIIITSLFFLGYVSDLRYLLSIFSGMLISNILGYRFIKSIVNPINEITDVTKEISKGNYNQKIEIKSIDEIGQLASAINVMTIRLRETIDELNDRNAKLEAILKSIINGVIAFDNYEKILLINDTAKKILNIEDNGIIGKHILDVVRNSKLHDLIENIIINKEYSIKNLELNTFNKYLKIYTSPIIHPQTLKKIGFVVVINDVTEVRKLERIRSDFVANVSHELRTPLTSIQGFVETLRNGAIEDSETRNKFLNIIEFETERLTRLINDILSLSEIENVKEGLITEEVAIDKEINDIFYIIEKSAYNKNIKLIKDLNCDNLKINSNRDRLRQMIINLIDNGIKYTPEGGFVKVTTKKLNNNIIITVEDSGIGIAAENIPRLFERFYRVDKGRSRKLGGTGLGLAIVKHIVESMKGNIAVESEVGKGTKFIIYLPQNKKI
- the nrdR gene encoding transcriptional regulator NrdR, whose translation is MRCPYCGKLDSKVIDSRPTDDYTSIRRRRECINCGKRFTTYEKVEQVPILVIKKDMRRETYDRDKILKGMIKACEKRPVPIQKLEEITEEIDRQIYNSLEKEITSTKIGEMVMEKLKQVDEIAYVRFASVYRQFRDINTFMEELKKLIKNNIEK
- a CDS encoding YlmC/YmxH family sporulation protein, whose amino-acid sequence is MYKTSELRDKEVINIDTGEKLGNMIDIEVNFEEGCIEGFVLPGERNAFRLFSKNTELYIPWSAVKKIGSDVILIEIKERTIKV
- a CDS encoding response regulator transcription factor, with the translated sequence MPQTILVIEDESHILELLKYNLEAAGYNVELADNGKEGLEKCFECLPDLVLLDLMLPDMDGFDICKTIKRDEQCKNIPIIMLTAKSEEFDKVLGLELGAEDYITKPFSIRELLARIKVVLRRSKNEKEVDEIIKFGDISIDTNKHMVYKNGKILNLTLKEFELLKLLSQNIGKVLTRNFLLDKVWGYEYAGETRTVDVHIRHLRKKIEDDDKLPVYIETVRGIGYKLKDKGENNV
- the pstA gene encoding phosphate ABC transporter permease PstA, coding for MRKPRVYDEIATIYFYIIAFILISFLVLLIGYILYQGRESLNLNFITTAPKFMEKGGGIGPQLFNSLMLLIVTLVISAPIGIGAGIFMSEYAKPGFLSETIRISTETLSSLPSIVVGLFGLLIFVNMFHWGYSLISGALALTVLNLPVMARVSEDSIKSVSKNIKEASFALGATKWQTISKVILPSALPGLITGIILTSGRIFGEAAALLYTAGMSTPPLNFTNINPINPNSPFYPFRPAETLAVYIWKINSEGLAPDARKIADGSAAVLLIIVLSFNLIARWYGTYLYKRMTGEK
- the pstC gene encoding phosphate ABC transporter permease subunit PstC — its product is MFQGSDKNRKIIDKAGKVYAFICGALLIIITVTIFYFISVKGLSTFLIDKKSIKEFLFTTLWKPDRENSLGGPAIGSLQFILGSVFVSVFAIIISAPIGISSAIFMVEIAQKIGRKLLQPAIEIFVGIPSVVYGWIGLTVLVPFISKHFGGLGFSLLAGILVLTIMILPTITSVSADTIKALPWEIREASYALGATRWQTIRRVILPAATPGILTAIVLGLARAFGEALAVQMVIGNRPVLPLSFLQPMSTITSVITMDMANTVAGSVWNDALWSLALLLLLISLGFIIILKLVGRRRIY
- a CDS encoding phosphate ABC transporter substrate-binding protein, encoding MLKSRTMKLFLAIMMLVSVFAFAACGSKSSNQSNTTTPTDKNNSTQNISGSATAVGSTALQPLAEQAAKLFKQKYPNATINVQGGGSGTGLTQVSQGAADIGDSDIFAEEKAGIDAKALVDHKVAVVGFAVVVNKDVPVDNLTQDQLVKIFTGKITNWKDVGGQDQKIVVVNRPASSGTRATFKKVVLKGQDEVQGVALTEDSSGTVKKTVANTKGAISYLALSYVDDTVKALKYDGVEPTADNITSGKYPIWSYEHMYTKGEPTGVVKAFLDFMMSDEVQNGPAKKLGFININDMKVK